The Oryzias latipes chromosome 4, ASM223467v1 genome includes a window with the following:
- the ephb3 gene encoding ephrin type-B receptor 3 isoform X4, producing the protein MTMDYFLLLCVSLLSVVLAVEETLMDTRWATTELAWTSHPETGWEEVSGYDDAMNPIRTYQVCNVQQLNQNNWLRSDFIPRKDVLRVYVEIKFTVRDCNSIPNIPGSCKETFNLFYYESDSDSATATSPFWMENPYVKVDTIAPDESFSMLDSGRVNTKVRSFGPLSKAGFYLAFQDLGACMSLISVRVFYKKCSTTIANFAVFPETATGAEATSLVIAPGTCVPNALEVSVPLKLYCNGDGEWMVPVGACTCSAGFEPAGKETQCQACGSGTFKSKQGESPCLPCPTNSRATSGAASLCSCRNGYYRSDTDSADSPCTTVPSAPRNVISIVNETSLVLEWSEPRDLGGREDIIYNVICKKCLPERGMCSRCDDNVDISPRHLGLTQRHVTVRNLQAHTQYSFEIQAVNGVSSKSPYTPQVSTVNITTNQAAPSAVPTVHLMAATASTMSLSWLPPEKPNGIILDYEIKYHEKDQGEAIAHTMTAQRSNARIEGLKAGTPYVVQVRARTVAGYGRYSSPADFSTNLQTDPPKSWQEQLPLIVGSATTALVFVIAVVVIAIVCLRKQRNGSESEYTEKLQQYKSPIVTPGMKVYIDPFTYEDPNEAVREFAKEIDVSCVKIEEVIGAGEFGEVCRGRLKLPGRREIIVAIKTLKVGYTDRQRRDFLSEASIMGQFDHPNIIRLEGVVTKSRPVMIVTEFMENGALDSFLRLNDGQFTVIQLVGMLRGIAAGMKYLSDMNYVHRDLAARNILVNSNLVCKVSDFGLSRFLEDDPTDPTYTSSLGGKIPIRWTAPEAIAYRKFTSASDVWSYGIVMWEVMSYGERPYWDMSNQDVINAVEQDYRLPPPMECPTALHQLMLDCWVKERNLRPKFTQIVATLDKLIRNAASLKVVTNSTQSTGVSQPLLDRCVPDYTTFTTVGDWLDAIKMSRYRDNFVNAGFASFDLVAQMTAEDLLRIGVTLAGHQKKILGSIQDMRLQMNQTLPVQV; encoded by the exons ATGACAATGGATTACTTTCTGCTTTTATGTGTCTCCTTGCTGTCCGTGGTGTTGGCGGTGGAAG AGACGTTAATGGACACAAGGTGGGCCACAACGGAATTAGCCTGGACTTCACATCCTGAAACTGGG TGGGAAGAGGTGAGTGGCTATGATGATGCCATGAATCCCATCCGGACCTACCAAGTCTGCAATGTTCAACAACTTAACCAGAACAACTGGTTACGCAGTGATTTTATCCCACGTAAAGATGTTCTTCGAGTATATGTGGAAATCAAATTCACAGTGCGTGACTGCAACAGCATTCCCAACATACCAGGGTCCTGCAAAGAGACATTCAACCTCTTCTACTATGAGTCTGACTCTGATTCAGCCACAGCCACCAGCCCTTTCTGGATGGAGAACCCCTACGTAAAGGTGGACACAATAGCACCAGATGAAAGCTTCTCCATGCTCGACTCCGGACGAGTAAACACAAAGGTCCGAAGTTTCGGGCCACTCTCCAAAGCTGGGTTCTACTTGGCCTTCCAGGACCTTGGTGCCTGCATGTCACTCATCTCAGTGAGAGTGTTTTACAAGAAGTGCTCCACCACAATCGCCAACTTTGCAGTTTTCCCAGAAACAGCGACAGGGGCTGAAGCAACTTCCTTAGTTATTGCTCCTGGAACTTGTGTCCCCAATGCCTTGGAAGTGTCCGTTCCCCTGAAGCTCTACTGCAATGGAGACGGAGAGTGGATGGTTCCTGTAGGAGCCTGCACCTGCTCAGCTGGTTTTGAACCAGCCGGGAAAGAAACTCAATGTCAAG CTTGCGGCTCGGGCACCTTTAAGTCCAAACAAGGGGAAAGCCCCTGTCTTCCATGCCCAACCAACAGTCGTGCCACCTCTGGGGCAGCCAGTCTTTGTTCCTGTCGAAATGGTTACTACCGCTCTGACACGGATTCCGCAGACTCTCCTTGCACAA CGGTTCCATCTGCACCACGTAATGTCATCTCCATTGTCAACGAAACCTCCTTGGTACTGGAATGGAGTGAGCCTCGCGATTTGGGCGGACGTGAAGACATCATTTATAACGTCATCTGCAAAAAGTGCCTCCCTGAGCGAGGAATGTGCTCCCGGTGTGATGACAATGTGGATATTTCGCCGCGTCACCTCGGCCTAACGCAGCGCCATGTAACGGTCCGTAACCTTCAGGCCCACACTCAGTACAGCTTTGAGATCCAAGCTGTCAATGGTGTTTCCAGCAAGAGCCCCTATACACCTCAAGTCTCTACAGTTAATATCACCACAAATCAAGCAG ctCCATCTGCAGTGCCTACAGTCCATCTGATGGCAGCCACAGCAAGCACCATGAGCCTGTCCTGGCTTCCTCCTGAGAAACCCAATGGAATCATTCTGGATTATGAAATTAAATATCATGAGAAG GATCAAGGGGAGGCCATTGCCCACACCATGACTGCCCAACGAAGCAACGCTCGTATCGAAGGTCTCAAGGCCGGAACGCCCTATGTGGTGCAAGTGCGCGCCCGAACTGTGGCTGGTTATGGCCGTTACAGCAGCCCAGCAGACTTCAGCACTAACCTGCAAA CTGATCCACCTAAGTCATGGCAGGAGCAACTTCCCCTCATTGTTGGGTCGGCCACCACTGCCTTGGTCTTTGTTATTGCGGTTGTAGTCATCGCTATCGTCTGTCTCAG AAAGCAGAGAAATGGTTCAGAGTCGGAATACACAGAAAAACTACAACAATACA AATCCCCAATAGTTACCCCGGGAATGAAGGTCTACATTGACCCCTTCACCTATGAGGACCCCAATGAGGCTGTACGCGAATTTGCCAAGGAGATTGATGTGTCCTGCGTGAAGATCGAGGAGGTCATTGGCGCAG GAGAGTTTGGGGAGGTATGCCGTGGTCGCCTGAAGCTGCCTGGACGCCGGGAAATCATTGTTGCAATCAAGACTCTCAAAGTGGGCTATACTGACCGCCAGAGGCGAGACTTCTTGTCTGAAGCTTCCATCATGGGCCAGTTTGACCATCCCAACATAATTCGGCTGGAAGGTGTTGTTACCAAGAGTCGACCTGTCATGATTGTGACCGAGTTTATGGAGAACGGAGCTCTGGACTCTTTTTTAAGG CTTAACGATGGGCAGTTCACAGTCATCCAGCTTGTTGGCATGCTGCGTGGCATCGCAGCAGGCATGAAGTACCTGTCAGATATGAACTATGTGCACAGAGACCTGGCTGCACGTAACATCTTGGTTAACAGTAATCTGGTGTGTAAGGTGTCCGACTTTGGCCTATCTCGATTCCTTGAAGACGACCCCACAGATCCTACCTACACCAGCTCACTG GGAGGCAAGATCCCCATCCGTTGGACGGCCCCTGAGGCTATTGCATACAGGAAGTTCACCTCGGCCAGTGACGTGTGGAGCTACGGCATCGTCATGTGGGAAGTAATGTCATATGGCGAGCGGCCATATTGGGATATGAGCAATCAAGAT GTGATAAATGCTGTGGAGCAGGACTATAGACTGCCCCCACCCATGGAATGCCCCACAGCCTTACACCAGCTCATGCTGGACTGCTGGGTGAAAGAGAGGAACCTGCGGCCCAAATTCACCCAGATTGTGGCGACATTGGATAAGCTCATTCGAAATGCTGCGAGCCTCAAAGTGGTCACCAACAGCACGCAGTCCACAGG GGTATCCCAGCCCTTGCTTGACCGCTGTGTGCCAGACTATACAACTTTCACCACTGTGGGGGACTGGCTGGATGCCATCAAGATGAGCCGCTACCGCGACAACTTCGTCAATGCCGGATTTGCTTCCTTTGACCTGGTTGCCCAGATGACAGCAGA
- the ephb3 gene encoding ephrin type-B receptor 3 isoform X5 has translation MTMDYFLLLCVSLLSVVLAVEETLMDTRWATTELAWTSHPETGWEEVSGYDDAMNPIRTYQVCNVQQLNQNNWLRSDFIPRKDVLRVYVEIKFTVRDCNSIPNIPGSCKETFNLFYYESDSDSATATSPFWMENPYVKVDTIAPDESFSMLDSGRVNTKVRSFGPLSKAGFYLAFQDLGACMSLISVRVFYKKCSTTIANFAVFPETATGAEATSLVIAPGTCVPNALEVSVPLKLYCNGDGEWMVPVGACTCSAGFEPAGKETQCQACGSGTFKSKQGESPCLPCPTNSRATSGAASLCSCRNGYYRSDTDSADSPCTTVPSAPRNVISIVNETSLVLEWSEPRDLGGREDIIYNVICKKCLPERGMCSRCDDNVDISPRHLGLTQRHVTVRNLQAHTQYSFEIQAVNGVSSKSPYTPQVSTVNITTNQAAPSAVPTVHLMAATASTMSLSWLPPEKPNGIILDYEIKYHEKDQGEAIAHTMTAQRSNARIEGLKAGTPYVVQVRARTVAGYGRYSSPADFSTNLQTDPPKSWQEQLPLIVGSATTALVFVIAVVVIAIVCLRKQRNGSESEYTEKLQQYKSPIVTPGMKVYIDPFTYEDPNEAVREFAKEIDVSCVKIEEVIGAGNPPKLLSYRGKTPGHIQAIPLEDFTPSGEFGEVCRGRLKLPGRREIIVAIKTLKVGYTDRQRRDFLSEASIMGQFDHPNIIRLEGVVTKSRPVMIVTEFMENGALDSFLRLNDGQFTVIQLVGMLRGIAAGMKYLSDMNYVHRDLAARNILVNSNLVCKVSDFGLSRFLEDDPTDPTYTSSLYFMLTYSFAYPQGGKIPIRWTAPEAIAYRKFTSASDVWSYGIVMWEVMSYGERPYWDMSNQDVINAVEQDYRLPPPMECPTALHQLMLDCWVKERNLRPKFTQIVATLDKLIRNAASLKVVTNSTQSTGDLLRIGVTLAGHQKKILGSIQDMRLQMNQTLPVQV, from the exons ATGACAATGGATTACTTTCTGCTTTTATGTGTCTCCTTGCTGTCCGTGGTGTTGGCGGTGGAAG AGACGTTAATGGACACAAGGTGGGCCACAACGGAATTAGCCTGGACTTCACATCCTGAAACTGGG TGGGAAGAGGTGAGTGGCTATGATGATGCCATGAATCCCATCCGGACCTACCAAGTCTGCAATGTTCAACAACTTAACCAGAACAACTGGTTACGCAGTGATTTTATCCCACGTAAAGATGTTCTTCGAGTATATGTGGAAATCAAATTCACAGTGCGTGACTGCAACAGCATTCCCAACATACCAGGGTCCTGCAAAGAGACATTCAACCTCTTCTACTATGAGTCTGACTCTGATTCAGCCACAGCCACCAGCCCTTTCTGGATGGAGAACCCCTACGTAAAGGTGGACACAATAGCACCAGATGAAAGCTTCTCCATGCTCGACTCCGGACGAGTAAACACAAAGGTCCGAAGTTTCGGGCCACTCTCCAAAGCTGGGTTCTACTTGGCCTTCCAGGACCTTGGTGCCTGCATGTCACTCATCTCAGTGAGAGTGTTTTACAAGAAGTGCTCCACCACAATCGCCAACTTTGCAGTTTTCCCAGAAACAGCGACAGGGGCTGAAGCAACTTCCTTAGTTATTGCTCCTGGAACTTGTGTCCCCAATGCCTTGGAAGTGTCCGTTCCCCTGAAGCTCTACTGCAATGGAGACGGAGAGTGGATGGTTCCTGTAGGAGCCTGCACCTGCTCAGCTGGTTTTGAACCAGCCGGGAAAGAAACTCAATGTCAAG CTTGCGGCTCGGGCACCTTTAAGTCCAAACAAGGGGAAAGCCCCTGTCTTCCATGCCCAACCAACAGTCGTGCCACCTCTGGGGCAGCCAGTCTTTGTTCCTGTCGAAATGGTTACTACCGCTCTGACACGGATTCCGCAGACTCTCCTTGCACAA CGGTTCCATCTGCACCACGTAATGTCATCTCCATTGTCAACGAAACCTCCTTGGTACTGGAATGGAGTGAGCCTCGCGATTTGGGCGGACGTGAAGACATCATTTATAACGTCATCTGCAAAAAGTGCCTCCCTGAGCGAGGAATGTGCTCCCGGTGTGATGACAATGTGGATATTTCGCCGCGTCACCTCGGCCTAACGCAGCGCCATGTAACGGTCCGTAACCTTCAGGCCCACACTCAGTACAGCTTTGAGATCCAAGCTGTCAATGGTGTTTCCAGCAAGAGCCCCTATACACCTCAAGTCTCTACAGTTAATATCACCACAAATCAAGCAG ctCCATCTGCAGTGCCTACAGTCCATCTGATGGCAGCCACAGCAAGCACCATGAGCCTGTCCTGGCTTCCTCCTGAGAAACCCAATGGAATCATTCTGGATTATGAAATTAAATATCATGAGAAG GATCAAGGGGAGGCCATTGCCCACACCATGACTGCCCAACGAAGCAACGCTCGTATCGAAGGTCTCAAGGCCGGAACGCCCTATGTGGTGCAAGTGCGCGCCCGAACTGTGGCTGGTTATGGCCGTTACAGCAGCCCAGCAGACTTCAGCACTAACCTGCAAA CTGATCCACCTAAGTCATGGCAGGAGCAACTTCCCCTCATTGTTGGGTCGGCCACCACTGCCTTGGTCTTTGTTATTGCGGTTGTAGTCATCGCTATCGTCTGTCTCAG AAAGCAGAGAAATGGTTCAGAGTCGGAATACACAGAAAAACTACAACAATACA AATCCCCAATAGTTACCCCGGGAATGAAGGTCTACATTGACCCCTTCACCTATGAGGACCCCAATGAGGCTGTACGCGAATTTGCCAAGGAGATTGATGTGTCCTGCGTGAAGATCGAGGAGGTCATTGGCGCAGGTAACCCACCAAAGCTCCTGAGCTACAGGGGGAAGACTCCTGGTCACATCCAGGCCATACCGTTAGAGGACTTCACACCAAGCG GAGAGTTTGGGGAGGTATGCCGTGGTCGCCTGAAGCTGCCTGGACGCCGGGAAATCATTGTTGCAATCAAGACTCTCAAAGTGGGCTATACTGACCGCCAGAGGCGAGACTTCTTGTCTGAAGCTTCCATCATGGGCCAGTTTGACCATCCCAACATAATTCGGCTGGAAGGTGTTGTTACCAAGAGTCGACCTGTCATGATTGTGACCGAGTTTATGGAGAACGGAGCTCTGGACTCTTTTTTAAGG CTTAACGATGGGCAGTTCACAGTCATCCAGCTTGTTGGCATGCTGCGTGGCATCGCAGCAGGCATGAAGTACCTGTCAGATATGAACTATGTGCACAGAGACCTGGCTGCACGTAACATCTTGGTTAACAGTAATCTGGTGTGTAAGGTGTCCGACTTTGGCCTATCTCGATTCCTTGAAGACGACCCCACAGATCCTACCTACACCAGCTCACTG TATTTCATGCTCACCTACTCATTCGCATATCCACAGGGAGGCAAGATCCCCATCCGTTGGACGGCCCCTGAGGCTATTGCATACAGGAAGTTCACCTCGGCCAGTGACGTGTGGAGCTACGGCATCGTCATGTGGGAAGTAATGTCATATGGCGAGCGGCCATATTGGGATATGAGCAATCAAGAT GTGATAAATGCTGTGGAGCAGGACTATAGACTGCCCCCACCCATGGAATGCCCCACAGCCTTACACCAGCTCATGCTGGACTGCTGGGTGAAAGAGAGGAACCTGCGGCCCAAATTCACCCAGATTGTGGCGACATTGGATAAGCTCATTCGAAATGCTGCGAGCCTCAAAGTGGTCACCAACAGCACGCAGTCCACAGG
- the ephb3 gene encoding ephrin type-B receptor 3 isoform X6, which translates to MTMDYFLLLCVSLLSVVLAVEETLMDTRWATTELAWTSHPETGWEEVSGYDDAMNPIRTYQVCNVQQLNQNNWLRSDFIPRKDVLRVYVEIKFTVRDCNSIPNIPGSCKETFNLFYYESDSDSATATSPFWMENPYVKVDTIAPDESFSMLDSGRVNTKVRSFGPLSKAGFYLAFQDLGACMSLISVRVFYKKCSTTIANFAVFPETATGAEATSLVIAPGTCVPNALEVSVPLKLYCNGDGEWMVPVGACTCSAGFEPAGKETQCQACGSGTFKSKQGESPCLPCPTNSRATSGAASLCSCRNGYYRSDTDSADSPCTTVPSAPRNVISIVNETSLVLEWSEPRDLGGREDIIYNVICKKCLPERGMCSRCDDNVDISPRHLGLTQRHVTVRNLQAHTQYSFEIQAVNGVSSKSPYTPQVSTVNITTNQAAPSAVPTVHLMAATASTMSLSWLPPEKPNGIILDYEIKYHEKDQGEAIAHTMTAQRSNARIEGLKAGTPYVVQVRARTVAGYGRYSSPADFSTNLQTDPPKSWQEQLPLIVGSATTALVFVIAVVVIAIVCLRKQRNGSESEYTEKLQQYKSPIVTPGMKVYIDPFTYEDPNEAVREFAKEIDVSCVKIEEVIGAGEFGEVCRGRLKLPGRREIIVAIKTLKVGYTDRQRRDFLSEASIMGQFDHPNIIRLEGVVTKSRPVMIVTEFMENGALDSFLRLNDGQFTVIQLVGMLRGIAAGMKYLSDMNYVHRDLAARNILVNSNLVCKVSDFGLSRFLEDDPTDPTYTSSLGGKIPIRWTAPEAIAYRKFTSASDVWSYGIVMWEVMSYGERPYWDMSNQDVINAVEQDYRLPPPMECPTALHQLMLDCWVKERNLRPKFTQIVATLDKLIRNAASLKVVTNSTQSTGDLLRIGVTLAGHQKKILGSIQDMRLQMNQTLPVQV; encoded by the exons ATGACAATGGATTACTTTCTGCTTTTATGTGTCTCCTTGCTGTCCGTGGTGTTGGCGGTGGAAG AGACGTTAATGGACACAAGGTGGGCCACAACGGAATTAGCCTGGACTTCACATCCTGAAACTGGG TGGGAAGAGGTGAGTGGCTATGATGATGCCATGAATCCCATCCGGACCTACCAAGTCTGCAATGTTCAACAACTTAACCAGAACAACTGGTTACGCAGTGATTTTATCCCACGTAAAGATGTTCTTCGAGTATATGTGGAAATCAAATTCACAGTGCGTGACTGCAACAGCATTCCCAACATACCAGGGTCCTGCAAAGAGACATTCAACCTCTTCTACTATGAGTCTGACTCTGATTCAGCCACAGCCACCAGCCCTTTCTGGATGGAGAACCCCTACGTAAAGGTGGACACAATAGCACCAGATGAAAGCTTCTCCATGCTCGACTCCGGACGAGTAAACACAAAGGTCCGAAGTTTCGGGCCACTCTCCAAAGCTGGGTTCTACTTGGCCTTCCAGGACCTTGGTGCCTGCATGTCACTCATCTCAGTGAGAGTGTTTTACAAGAAGTGCTCCACCACAATCGCCAACTTTGCAGTTTTCCCAGAAACAGCGACAGGGGCTGAAGCAACTTCCTTAGTTATTGCTCCTGGAACTTGTGTCCCCAATGCCTTGGAAGTGTCCGTTCCCCTGAAGCTCTACTGCAATGGAGACGGAGAGTGGATGGTTCCTGTAGGAGCCTGCACCTGCTCAGCTGGTTTTGAACCAGCCGGGAAAGAAACTCAATGTCAAG CTTGCGGCTCGGGCACCTTTAAGTCCAAACAAGGGGAAAGCCCCTGTCTTCCATGCCCAACCAACAGTCGTGCCACCTCTGGGGCAGCCAGTCTTTGTTCCTGTCGAAATGGTTACTACCGCTCTGACACGGATTCCGCAGACTCTCCTTGCACAA CGGTTCCATCTGCACCACGTAATGTCATCTCCATTGTCAACGAAACCTCCTTGGTACTGGAATGGAGTGAGCCTCGCGATTTGGGCGGACGTGAAGACATCATTTATAACGTCATCTGCAAAAAGTGCCTCCCTGAGCGAGGAATGTGCTCCCGGTGTGATGACAATGTGGATATTTCGCCGCGTCACCTCGGCCTAACGCAGCGCCATGTAACGGTCCGTAACCTTCAGGCCCACACTCAGTACAGCTTTGAGATCCAAGCTGTCAATGGTGTTTCCAGCAAGAGCCCCTATACACCTCAAGTCTCTACAGTTAATATCACCACAAATCAAGCAG ctCCATCTGCAGTGCCTACAGTCCATCTGATGGCAGCCACAGCAAGCACCATGAGCCTGTCCTGGCTTCCTCCTGAGAAACCCAATGGAATCATTCTGGATTATGAAATTAAATATCATGAGAAG GATCAAGGGGAGGCCATTGCCCACACCATGACTGCCCAACGAAGCAACGCTCGTATCGAAGGTCTCAAGGCCGGAACGCCCTATGTGGTGCAAGTGCGCGCCCGAACTGTGGCTGGTTATGGCCGTTACAGCAGCCCAGCAGACTTCAGCACTAACCTGCAAA CTGATCCACCTAAGTCATGGCAGGAGCAACTTCCCCTCATTGTTGGGTCGGCCACCACTGCCTTGGTCTTTGTTATTGCGGTTGTAGTCATCGCTATCGTCTGTCTCAG AAAGCAGAGAAATGGTTCAGAGTCGGAATACACAGAAAAACTACAACAATACA AATCCCCAATAGTTACCCCGGGAATGAAGGTCTACATTGACCCCTTCACCTATGAGGACCCCAATGAGGCTGTACGCGAATTTGCCAAGGAGATTGATGTGTCCTGCGTGAAGATCGAGGAGGTCATTGGCGCAG GAGAGTTTGGGGAGGTATGCCGTGGTCGCCTGAAGCTGCCTGGACGCCGGGAAATCATTGTTGCAATCAAGACTCTCAAAGTGGGCTATACTGACCGCCAGAGGCGAGACTTCTTGTCTGAAGCTTCCATCATGGGCCAGTTTGACCATCCCAACATAATTCGGCTGGAAGGTGTTGTTACCAAGAGTCGACCTGTCATGATTGTGACCGAGTTTATGGAGAACGGAGCTCTGGACTCTTTTTTAAGG CTTAACGATGGGCAGTTCACAGTCATCCAGCTTGTTGGCATGCTGCGTGGCATCGCAGCAGGCATGAAGTACCTGTCAGATATGAACTATGTGCACAGAGACCTGGCTGCACGTAACATCTTGGTTAACAGTAATCTGGTGTGTAAGGTGTCCGACTTTGGCCTATCTCGATTCCTTGAAGACGACCCCACAGATCCTACCTACACCAGCTCACTG GGAGGCAAGATCCCCATCCGTTGGACGGCCCCTGAGGCTATTGCATACAGGAAGTTCACCTCGGCCAGTGACGTGTGGAGCTACGGCATCGTCATGTGGGAAGTAATGTCATATGGCGAGCGGCCATATTGGGATATGAGCAATCAAGAT GTGATAAATGCTGTGGAGCAGGACTATAGACTGCCCCCACCCATGGAATGCCCCACAGCCTTACACCAGCTCATGCTGGACTGCTGGGTGAAAGAGAGGAACCTGCGGCCCAAATTCACCCAGATTGTGGCGACATTGGATAAGCTCATTCGAAATGCTGCGAGCCTCAAAGTGGTCACCAACAGCACGCAGTCCACAGG